CGCCTCGCCGATGCGGGCCTACGCCTCTTCACGATCGATGACCTGGTGGATCAGACCGGGCTCGACCGGAGGGCAGCGACCCACCTCGCCTACCGAATGGCGCGAGCGGGCCTGACCAGGCGCCTCCGGCGCGGACGGTATGCCCTCCTCGAGCCGGCGGATTGGGAGCAAGAGACGTTCCTGACGAACTGGTACTTGGCTGCTGCACACCTCGTCGCGCCGGGTCCCTACTACCTCGCCTACTACACGGCCATGGAGCTTCACCAGATGCTCCAGCACCCTCTCCGGACTGTCTTCGTGGCAGTGCCCCGGGCCCGGGCTCTGGTGACCCTCGGCACCACCCGGATTCGGTTCGTCACCGTGAAGCGGGAGCGGTTGTTCGGCTTCGAAGAACGCCAGGTCGAGGCGGGCCGAGCGGTCAACGTGGCGGATCTCGAACGCACGTTCCTTGACGCCGTCGACCGGCCCGACCTGTGCGGCGGGATCGAAGAGGTCTTTCGAGGCTTCGCCAGGCGCCACCGTGACCTGAACGGTGATCGCCTCCTCAAGTACGTCGGTCGCTTCGATCGACCGGCGGTCACGAAGCGGCTGGGGTTCCTCCTCGAGGCGGCCGGCGTCGGGGACCCCGAACTCCTCTGGGAGATCGAACGCCTGGCCGGGCGGACCCGCCATTACTACCCCCTGGTGAAGGGCCAGGAGGTCGAAGGAGCAGATCGAAACAAGCGGTGGGAGCTCCTGATCAACACCGATCTCCAGAAGCTGCTCCGGGCGGCACGAACGTGATCACGGACGATGAAATCCGGCGCCGGGCCAGGGATCTGGGGCTGGCGATCGCCCAGGTCGAGCGCGACTACGTCATGAGCCACCTCCTGTCCCTGGCGGCTTCCAGCTTCCCGGAGTTCATCTTCCGCGGAGGGACGGCCTTGGCCCGCGCGTACTGGCCAGACTTTCGGCTCTCGGAGGATCTGGACTTCATCTCTGAGCATCCCGTGAGCGATTTCCAGCAACGGCTGGAGGCAGTGGTGGCGGAAGCCGCCCAGGCAACGGGCCGGGACCTCACCATCGAGTCCTCCACGTTGAGGTCGGGTTGGTGGCAGTCGATCGTCGTGTGGGCCGGCGGAACCACGAAGCTCGACGTGAACACGAACGAGAGAGCACATCTCCCTGCCTCACAGCGAAAGTTGGAGCTGCCCTACTCCGACCTCTCGACGCACGGCCGCGAGCTTGCCGTCGTTGCCGTCGAGGAAATCCTGGGGAACAAGTGGTTCATCCTCGACGATCGGTGGGAGCCTCGGGACCTGTTCGACGTGTGGTGGGGCCTCGCCCGTGCGGGCATCACGTTCGCCGAGCTGGCGGATGGACACCGGGCGAAATACGGGTACGGGCCTCAGCGCATCCCTGCCAGAGCGGCCAGGCGACTCAAGAGTGCGTGGGATCAGAGGCTTGCACACCAGCTCAGGGAGCTTCCTGAATTTGATGGCGTCCTTGCGGAGGTGACCGAGGCGTACGACGCGTGGTCGGGCCGCAGGAGGGACGACCGGACCTGATCGGGCGTCAGCCCCAGAAGATGCCCGTTGGGTCGGCATCGATCTCGGCGAGCAGCGGCTCCACGCCGGGGGCAGGGTCGATCAGCTCGTAGACGTGCCACCGGCTGTTCCGGTCGGCCCGGTACAGGGTCCACAGGCTGGCGCCCGGGTTGTATCGGAGTTGGGCGATGGGCATGCGGGTCCATTCCGGGCCGAAGTCGGGGCGCCACGGAGGCCGGCACTCGAAGATCGTGATCGAGGGGCCCCGGATGGTGTACTCCATCCGGATCTCGTCCCGGTGCTGGGCCGGGGTCCGGTCGGCGCAGTACCGGGCCACCGCCCGTTCCGCGGCGGCTCGGACAAGCTCGGGGATGGCGGTGCCCGCGGTCACTGGGTGAATGCCCCTCGGACCAGCGCTCGGTAGGCGTCCGGGACCGCGTTCTGGGTGAAGTCGGCGAAGATCACCTCGAGGTCGTCCTCGGCCAGGCCGTATGCCTGCGCCACCAGCGCGTCGATCTCGGCCCGGAGGCGGTCGCGCTCGTGCGGCGCCAGCGGGCCGCACTCGACCGAGCACGCTGCAGCGAACTCGGCGAAGCGGTCGTCCACGCACGAAAGGCGGGCCGCGCGCCGGGCGATGCCCTCGACGTTGGTCTCGTCTGCTGGCGGGAAGCACAGGAGGTCGAGGACGTAGAAGTTGAGGTGGGTCTCCACGAACCGACGGGCCTGCCAGTCGAAGGGCAGGCTGTCGAGGACGCCGAGGACGAAGGCCTGCTCGGGCGGCGCCCCTTCGGGAAAGACGAGGTACGGGGCCGTGTTCGTGAGGAACGTGCGCGGCGGGACCAGGCAGGCGCGGACGGTCCGGGAGTCGGTGGCCCTGGAGACGTCTCGGAAGGCCACCCGCGCCGCGTGGAACGGGTGAGTCAAAGGGTCCTCCAGGACCTCGCGGGGGAAGCTTCCTCGGAACCGGCTCCGGCTGGAGGTCCGCTTGGCCTGGAGCCGCTTCATCGCGTCGCGCTCCCGGGCGAACCCGGCCGGCTCGCGCCCGTGGGGGTCGTACTGGTCGAAGTTCCTTCCCTTCCACACGGGAACGCCATCGGAATGCCGAAAGAAGCGCCTGTCGTTGGTCTCGTCGAGCTCCCTGACCGGGAAGGCTGACCACACGCCCGGGTAGGCCTGGTCGAACCGGGGGCCCCGGCGCATGCGGTCGAACACCGCGACGCCCTCGGGGGAGGGGAGGAGCGGGACCTCGTAACCGGGGCCGCCCTCCATCCGCGTCCATTCCTGGAGACGCTCCAGCGCCACCGCCACGCCCGGAGCGCCCGACGCCCGTTCGAACTCCGCGCGCGACGCGGACGGGCCGCTGATGTGCAACTCCGCACCCGGCGTCGGAGCGCGTCGCCGGGCAGCCAGGAGGGCGATCGTGTACTGCGGGTGAATGGGGAACGCCCACGACCGGTTGTTCAGGATGAAGTCGAGTCGCGCCACTCGGGCGTTCGGGAAGAGCCACCTGCGAAACCCCCGAGCCCCGTCCACCAGGAACGCCGACCGGGGGAGCACCACGCCCAGCCTGCCACCCTCCCGGGCCAGCGAGCGGTACCGCTCGCAGAAGAGCTTGTAAGTGTCCGTGTCGCCAGCCCCCTGCGCCACGTATCCGCCCTGGGGCCCGAAGAACCGTCGCTTGCCCTCCAGGTCGCTCCGTCTCCGCTCAAGCTCCGGCTCGAGCTGCGGGTACCGGCCGCGGAGGTCGTCGATCCGCCGTCGGCGCTCCGACTCGGCCGTGACGCCCCGCAGGCCGGGGTCGTGCAGGGCATAGAACCCCAGCTCTTCCACCGTGAGCTCCTCCCACGGCGGGTTCCCGATCACCACGTCGAACCCCGGCCGGCTCGCGGCGGGGGCCTCGTGGAGCCCGGCCTGATGCTCGCCCACGTCCAGCTTCGGGTTGTCGCCCAATTCGTCCGGGAACTGGGCGCCCTCGCGCATGAACACCTCGGGGAACTCCACCGGCCAGTGGAAGAAGGACCGCTCCTCGGCCATCTGGATGGCGGGCTCCAGGAACTCCGCTTCCCCGCGGGCCTCGCGGCCCTCCAGCAGGTGGTCGGCGGCCCCCTGGAGCCAGTTCCGGGCACCGCGAAGCCCGAATGGCTCGGCGCACCACACGCTGAAGGCGTGGTCCAAGCCCTGGGTGACCTCCCGCAGCTCGTCCTCGACCCGGCGCGAGGCCTCCACCTCGTCAGGCGTACGGTCGGGCGTCTCCGCGATCCGGGCAGCGACCTCCCGGGCCCGCCGGAGCGCCGATGGGATGGGGGCGTTCTCGTACTCGCCGAACAGCGGCCCCAGGTCCGCCAGGACCACAGGATCGGCTACGCCGACCAGGGCGTCTCCCCGCTTCAGATTGTGCCCCAGGTAGGCGAGCGATAGCCCGGGGACAAACGAGGCCAGCCACAGGCTGACCTTGGCCACCTCCACCGCCATCGGGGAGAGGTCCACGCCGTAGACACAGTGCTTCAGGACCAGGCGCCGCAGGAGGTCGCCGTCCTCGATGCGGCCCTCCCATCGCGCCTCCGTCTTCAGGTCCTCCAGCAGGCGGATCACCGGCTTCAACGGGTGGTCGGCCAGGAACGTGCCGATCCGCTCGGCCACCCGGTCGAGGGCGTCGGCCAGGAAGTGGGCGCTCCCCATGGCGGGGTCGAGGATCCGGAAGTCGAACAGGAGCCTGGCGGCATCGTTCGCGTTGCGTTCGGCCGCCTTCGCCACCCGCCCCAGATGTTCCTCCAGGGCCGGGAGCACCGCGTGGTCTACCAGGTGGCGGACGATGACCTGAGGCGTGTAGTACACGCCCCCGGCCTTTCGGCCGCCGCTCTCGGTCTGGTAGAAGAGCTGGCCCTCCGCGATCTCGGGCTCCCGGCGCCCCGCCGGGACCCAGCGCTCGACCCTTCCGTCGTAGGCGAGGGGCTCGGTCGCGTACGACAGGTGGAGGGAGAGCAGCCCCTCGTAGATCCGGCCCAGGTGCGTGATCTCGAGGTCTCCGTAGTCGACCCCGGCGCCCGCGTCCTCTCCTTCGGGGTCGAACCCCAGGGCGGCCAGCGCCGGTCCGAAAGCCGAGTCGGCGATCCGGGCCTCCTCGATCAGCTCCGCGCCGGGGAGGACGTCCGAGGCGAACAGGTCGCCGTTGTACGCGGGCAGCCCCCAGGCGGTGTTCCCCGTCCGCATGGCGTGGACGAGCGTGGTGAAGCGGTCCCACAGCGTGCTGGCTCGGGCATCGAACTCCGAGCCCTGGCCGCGGGCCTCCTGGAGCAGTTGGGTGGCGGAGTGGGGGCGATAGGCAGCGAGCGCGTAGGGGAGGTACCCGCGGCTCTTCAGGTACAGGAAGAACAGCAGGCGGAACAGGATCAGGAGGGCGGCATCCTCGATGTTCCTGCGGACGTTGGGACTAGTCAGCCGCTCCCGGCGTGGAGCGGCGGAGAGGTGTGCGCCCATGCCGCGAGCCAGCGCCGGCAGGACCTCCTCTCGGATCTGGCGCTCGATCGTCTCCCGAAGCTCGTTCCCGAGCGCCGCCGCCTCCTCCACCAGCCGCTCCAGCAATCCGCCCGGCGCGAGCGATTCGGGGGCCAGGAGCCCCAGGTACGCCCAGTCGCCCGGTTCCGTGTGCGTGATGTCGATCTCCAGGTACCGGGCGGTGGCCGCACCGACCGAGGTCTGCGCCGGGAAGAGGCGGAACCGGTCGTTGGTGGCGAGCACGCCCCACGGGACGCCCTCCTTCCGGCAGTCCGCGACCAGCAGGCCTTCGGGAGGGCTCCCTTCGGGCGTCATCCGGGCGAACGCGGACGGGTCGGCGAACGGATGCACCACCGCGATCCTCCGGTCGCCGTGCCGGAGGAGGTACCCGCGGTCGGCTCGGGACTCAGCTTGGTAGCCGAGGGCCGTGAGGTTCTCCCGCCAGGTCCGGCCAGGCCGCACGCTCGCGGCGTCCGCTTGGAGGCGTCGCCAGTCCTCGGGATGGTCGCGGGGTAGCCGGCGTGCCAGCAGGTGCTTGGTGAGCAGGCCCCGGATGACCAGTCCGGGAATGCCAGAGCGGTCCATGCGCTCGAGGGCCGCGGCCAGCGCCGCTGTGGCGTCCCGCCTTGATTTCCCCTCCAATTCCCGGAGTACTCCCACCAGCGCGTCCGCCCCCACCTCCCGGACCGGCTCGTCGGCTCGTTGGGGTCCGAGAACCCGCGCCGCGGAGTCTCCGGTGGGACAGATCACGAGGAGGGGGGTTCCGCGGGAACCGCGCCGGCGGGTCCACACGGCCCGGAGGCGACGGTCGTTCACCTGACCGGCCAGGGCGATCTCGACTTGGGAGACCGTCCAGACCCAGCGGACCTCCGGGGCGTCGGCGTCCGACACCGGCAGCCCCGGCCCCAGTGCTGTGGCGAGGGTCTGCTCCAGTGGGTCACTCGATATCGCCATCGTGCGGAACGATAGCCGCCCCGAACGGTAGTCTCCACGCCGGTGGAAGCCGAGGATCCCGGTGGGTGGCTGATCGTCCTGGCCGAGGTGGAGGCTCTGCGCTGGGTCCTGGCGGAGCGCCGGATGGCCTTCTCGGAGGGACAATGCCGCCGGGCGTCGGCGATCCGGCCCGGTGACGAGCTCGTGGTCTACATGGGTCGCGGTGCCTTTCACAACCCAACGCGGGATCGGTCGCAGCTCGCCGCCCTGGCCAGAGTGACGAGCGATATCCGGGCGCTTTCTCCGCCGGTGAGCATCGCAGGCCGGGAGTTCGCATGTGGCTGCACGCTCGAGATCCTGATGTCGCTTCCGGAGCGGTCCGGCGTCCCCGTCCAGCCCCTGGTCGGCCGGCTCAGCTTCGTTAGGTGGAAGGAAGTCTGGGGCCAGTACTTCCGGGCCGGCCTTGTCCGGGTGGCCCCGAACGATATGCAGGTACTGCGAACGGCTCTCGGCCAAGCGGCGGTAGGCTGAATCCCATGAAGAGGGGCTTCCAGTGGCAGGCTCCGCGTGTCACCGGCGGACCAAGCCGAAGGAGGCCCCCGCATGTTGTACGCCGGTCTGGATCTGTCGAGGAAGAGGCTGGACGTGCATCTGCTCGATGAGAGCGGAGGGACGAAGGAGGTGACGGCCGTCTCACCGGACGGCGACGCGCTGCGAACGCTCGCCGGGTCGACGGTGAGGTACGGGGAGCCGGTCCGGGCGGCCATCGAGTCGATGAACGGCGCCCGGTTCGTCCACGACACCCTGGAGCTCGCGGGATGGGACGTCGAGATCGCCGACGCCCAGAAGGTGAAGGGCCTGGCCCCCCTGGCCTGCAAGACCGACCGCATCGTCGCCTGGGTCCTGGCGGAGCCCGCCCGCCGGGACCTCGTGCCGGCGATCTGGCTCCCCACCCCAGGCGTCCGGGCCGAACGGGAGCGGGCCAGGTTCCGCCTGCACCTCGTGCGGCACCGCACCGCCCTGAAGAACCGTATCCACGCCACGCTCATCGCTTTCGGCCATCCCTGTCCGGTCTCCGACCTGTTCTGCCGCGTGGCCGGGTCATCTTCTCGATCGAGGGGCCGGCAGGTCAAGGTGCGAGCACCGGGACGACCCTCGCCCACTTGCCGAGCTCCCCTGCGGTGGCCGAAACTTATGCGCACGCAAACCGAGCTTGAGAGGGGACCGGCCGTTGGGTGAGTTCGAACAGGCGTGCGCCGACACCGAGCGCGAAGCGAGGGCAGCCGCCAAGGCTGCAGCGGCGCTTGCCTCCGCTGCCAAACAGCTCGTCAAGGCAGCGCAGAGCGGCGACATCGCCAAGATCCGGAAGACCGCGGTGAGCCTGAGAGTCGCCGACCATTTGGCGCGTCAGGAAGCCCGAACCGCCGAGATGGCCTGGCCCCTCACGCCCGAGGAGGAGGAGGTGCTCCTTCGCGACCGCTACGAGGACGAGTTGATGGACGTGGCCAAGAGTCGCGGACTCCAGATCCACCGGCACGACGACCGGCTGGTGTCGTTTCCGTCACTGCTCAAGGTGCTGCCCGAGGCCAGGGCCGTTCAGGTCGACCGCGCCAGGGTGACGGGACTGCGGCCCACCCACCTCGTGGCTCTCTTGGAGAAGAACCAGTCGAAGATGCCGCGCTTCAAGCCGGGGCAGTTCCTGGAGTCGCTCTACGGGGCGTACCGGCTCGTCATCGGTCGCGAAGGCGTACAGGGGACGACACTCGGCAACGTGTACCGGGCCCTGACGCTCCTGCCGGGGTTGGCGAAGGACTACGACAAGACCGACTTCGCCCGCGACGTCTTCTTCCTCGACCGAAGCGGGGTGACGACCACGAGATCTGGGGCCCGCGTGTCCTTCCCTGCCAGCACGGGAACCAGGGGACCGTCGCATCTGATCACATTCGTGGCGCCTGATGGCACGCCGGTTGTCTATTACGGCGTCAAGTTCTCGGAGCCCGGGCATGACCGCTGAGATGCGCCCGGACGAATGGCTCGGCTTCATCCGTCGTGAGTATCTGGATGAATTCGTGAAGGCCGGTGGGGCCTCCATCAAGTTCGTCGTTCCGCACGATGAGCAAGCGGGCCTGACCATCCTGGACGGGCTCAACCGCGCTGCGGAGGAACAGGGATACCTCGTTGCCGGCGTGAGCGCGGCCGAGACACGTGCGCACATGATGGATCAGCTCTTCTTCCGCGTCGCGGATCAGATCCCCTGGGAACGGCTGGCCATCCTGGTGCTCGGCGAGCTCGCTCGATCCGCCGGTTACACGGTTCCCGTCCTCGATGGCGCTCCGTTCGTGGGTGCCCTTGCACGCGCCAACGATCTCGACGCGGGGTTCCTGCGCGGGGAGCTCCGTCGCGAGGTGAGCAAGGCGGTGTTCATGCGCAGCACGCTGGCCAAGGATTTCCGGGTAGCGATGACACAACTCTGCCTGGCGCAGCTTTCGGGTGGGCCCGACGGCGCCACGACGACAGAGGTGATCACGGACTGGCTTACCGGAAAGGTGAAGACCGTGGGGGCCGTCAAGCCCTACAACATCTTCACCCGGATCAACCGGGCCAACGCGCGGTACGTCTTCGAGTCGATGCTCGATTGGATTCGCTTCGCAGGCTGCCCGGGCCTCGTGGCGAGGCTCGATCTTGCTCGAATCACGGTGGCGAAGAACCCGCGGGACGGGCTCACGTACTACACGAAGACCTCGCGCCTGGACGCCTACGAGCTGCTCCGCCAGTTCATCGACTCGACGGACCGTCTGGATGGGTTCCTGCTCGTCGTCGTGCCCGCTCCCCAGTTCCTGGACGACAGCTCCGCCGGCAGGGGTGTGGGTGAGTACCAGGCCCTCAAGTTCCGGGTGTACGACGAGATCCGCGATACGAAGCTCGTGAACCCGATGTCCTCACTGGTCCGGGTCTCCTCGGCCGCCCCGGTGGCGGTGCCGACGTGACCACCGAGCCCCTCGCGACCGTCCCGGGCAGGACCGAGTGCCGGCGCGCGCTCGAAGCACTGCGAAGCGGCGTCCCGAACCGGGACGCCGTGCGTGTCCTCGGATGCGGTCAAGCGGAGGTCGAGAGGCGATTCCTGCAACAACTCGACGCCCTCCGCCCGTCCGTCGAGAGTGGCGACCCGGTTCCGGGCCTTCTCGTGTCCGGCGACTTCGGCACCGGAAAGTCACACGTGCTCGAATATCTCCAGCACCTCGCGCTGTCGCGCAACTTCGTCTGCAGTCGCATCGTCATCAGCAAGGAGACTCCCCTCTACGACCTCCGCAAGCTCTTTAAGGCGGCGGTCGACCAGGCTGAGGTTCCCGATCAACACGGGCCGGCCGTCAGCGAGATCGCGCTGAAGATCGACCCCAACTCCTCCCTCTATGTCGACTTCTACCGGTGGGCACACGAGGACGGCAGCGGCCTCAGCACGTTGTTCCCCGCGACGTTGCTGCTCTACGAACGACTCAAGAGCGATCCGGAGCTGACGGAGAAGATCACCAACTTCTGGTCGGGTGAGGGATTCTCGATCCGTGACATCCGTGGTGGGCTCCGTCAGATCGGGGAGCTCAGCACCTACCCGGTCAAGGCCGTGAAGCTTGCGCAGCTGGCGCGGGAGCGGTTCGCTTTCGTCAGCCGGCTCATCCAGGGGGCCGGATACGCGGGCTGGGTGCTGCTGATCGACGAGGTCGAGCTCGTGGGCCGCTACAGCATCCTCCAGCGGGGGAGGTCCTACGCCGAGCTCGCGAGGCTCATGGGCAGGATCGATGAGGACGGTTTCGTGGGAGTCACCGCGGTGGCAACGATCACCACCGACTTCGACATCGCCGTGCTCCAGGAGAAGGGCGATCGCGACGCCGTGGGCCCGAAGCTGAGGAGCAAGGGCACCGACGATTGGGCGGTGCTTGCCGCCCGCGCCGAGGTGGGCATGAGAATGATCGAGCGCGACGACCTCGAGCTGGTGCCTCCCGACGAGACCGAGCTCCGCACCACCTACGAGCGACTTCGTGACATCCACGGCAAGGCGCATGGTTGGGAACCCCCCGATGCCTGGGGGAGCGAGCACTCGACCCGCCGTCGCATGCGTTCGCACGTGCGCCGGTGGATCGCGGAGTGGGACCTCCGCCGCCTGTATCCGTCGAGCCAGGTCGACCTCGAGGAAGAGGAGCTTCACGTCGAATACGGCGAGGACACGACGCTGCAACGTGCACCCGAGGGAGCTACCGACGGGAATGGAGTGACGGAGTAGCAGGTGCCCATCCCCTTTCGCGATCATGGCGATGTCGATGACCTCGGCCTCGCCGGTTATCTGCGGTTCGTCGACGAGGGTGCCGGGGGGCTCCGGGGGGCGCTGTTTCTGGTGAACGGCCGCGGCGAGCCCGTTGAGTTCTGCTTCAGCCGGGTCGATGTCCCTGCATCGTCTCTGTGGCGGGCCAGCGAGGCGAGGCGGCAGGCCGTGCGCGCTCTGTGCCTCCCGTTGTTCACCGCATGCCCGCGCGAACCGCTCCTCCTGCTGGCTCGGGCCGAGGAAGTGCCGCCGCCGGTGTTCGCGGAGGATCTCGAGGTGCTCGTGCCTCTCTGCCGGGTGGCGGACGGGGCGGCCGCAGCTCATGCGGCATCGGAGTGGGCCGAGGAGCTGAACGATGCGCTGCACGTATTCTGGGTGGCCGCCCCGCCTGCTCCGGACTCGCCTGTTCGAGTCCTTCTCGATGCCCTGCGTGGTCGAGGGCTGATGCTCGAACCATTCGAACGCGCAGCCAGAGGTATCGACGAGGCCTTCGCGTCGATGTGAGCCGATCGGTGTGGTGGG
The genomic region above belongs to Actinomycetota bacterium and contains:
- a CDS encoding nucleotidyl transferase AbiEii/AbiGii toxin family protein, whose translation is MSHLLSLAASSFPEFIFRGGTALARAYWPDFRLSEDLDFISEHPVSDFQQRLEAVVAEAAQATGRDLTIESSTLRSGWWQSIVVWAGGTTKLDVNTNERAHLPASQRKLELPYSDLSTHGRELAVVAVEEILGNKWFILDDRWEPRDLFDVWWGLARAGITFAELADGHRAKYGYGPQRIPARAARRLKSAWDQRLAHQLRELPEFDGVLAEVTEAYDAWSGRRRDDRT
- a CDS encoding DUF3024 domain-containing protein — translated: MTAGTAIPELVRAAAERAVARYCADRTPAQHRDEIRMEYTIRGPSITIFECRPPWRPDFGPEWTRMPIAQLRYNPGASLWTLYRADRNSRWHVYELIDPAPGVEPLLAEIDADPTGIFWG
- a CDS encoding transposase, coding for MHLLDESGGTKEVTAVSPDGDALRTLAGSTVRYGEPVRAAIESMNGARFVHDTLELAGWDVEIADAQKVKGLAPLACKTDRIVAWVLAEPARRDLVPAIWLPTPGVRAERERARFRLHLVRHRTALKNRIHATLIAFGHPCPVSDLFCRVAGSSSRSRGRQVKVRAPGRPSPTCRAPLRWPKLMRTQTELERGPAVG
- a CDS encoding DUF2791 family P-loop domain-containing protein, yielding MTAEMRPDEWLGFIRREYLDEFVKAGGASIKFVVPHDEQAGLTILDGLNRAAEEQGYLVAGVSAAETRAHMMDQLFFRVADQIPWERLAILVLGELARSAGYTVPVLDGAPFVGALARANDLDAGFLRGELRREVSKAVFMRSTLAKDFRVAMTQLCLAQLSGGPDGATTTEVITDWLTGKVKTVGAVKPYNIFTRINRANARYVFESMLDWIRFAGCPGLVARLDLARITVAKNPRDGLTYYTKTSRLDAYELLRQFIDSTDRLDGFLLVVVPAPQFLDDSSAGRGVGEYQALKFRVYDEIRDTKLVNPMSSLVRVSSAAPVAVPT
- a CDS encoding DUF2791 family P-loop domain-containing protein produces the protein MTTEPLATVPGRTECRRALEALRSGVPNRDAVRVLGCGQAEVERRFLQQLDALRPSVESGDPVPGLLVSGDFGTGKSHVLEYLQHLALSRNFVCSRIVISKETPLYDLRKLFKAAVDQAEVPDQHGPAVSEIALKIDPNSSLYVDFYRWAHEDGSGLSTLFPATLLLYERLKSDPELTEKITNFWSGEGFSIRDIRGGLRQIGELSTYPVKAVKLAQLARERFAFVSRLIQGAGYAGWVLLIDEVELVGRYSILQRGRSYAELARLMGRIDEDGFVGVTAVATITTDFDIAVLQEKGDRDAVGPKLRSKGTDDWAVLAARAEVGMRMIERDDLELVPPDETELRTTYERLRDIHGKAHGWEPPDAWGSEHSTRRRMRSHVRRWIAEWDLRRLYPSSQVDLEEEELHVEYGEDTTLQRAPEGATDGNGVTE